One genomic window of Raphanus sativus cultivar WK10039 unplaced genomic scaffold, ASM80110v3 Scaffold0010, whole genome shotgun sequence includes the following:
- the LOC130500674 gene encoding AT-hook motif nuclear-localized protein 19-like, with amino-acid sequence MANPWWTGQVNLSGLETTPPSSSQLKTPDLHISMNMAMDSSGHNNHHHHHQEVNTNNNNDEDRDNLSGEDHEPREGAVEAPTRRPRGRPAGSKNKPKPPIFVTRDSPNALKSHVMEIASGTDVIETLATFARRRQRGICILSGNGTVANVTLRQPSAAAVAAPPGGAPVLALQGRFEILSLTGSFLPGPAPPGSTGLTIYLASGQGQVVGGSVVGPLMAAGPVMLIAATFSNATYERLPLDEEEAAERGGGGVVPGQIGGVGSPLSSGGGGGDGNQGLPAYHMPGNLASNGGGGGQMSGQEAYGWAQARSGF; translated from the coding sequence ATGGCGAATCCATGGTGGACAGGACAAGTGAATCTCTCCGGCCTCGAGACGACGCCGCCGAGTTCCTCCCAGTTAAAGACACCAGATCTCCACATCTCCATGAACATGGCCATGGACTCATCAGGTCATAacaaccatcatcatcatcaccaagaAGTcaacaccaacaacaacaacgatgAAGACAGAGACAACTTGAGCGGCGAGGACCACGAGCCACGTGAAGGAGCCGTGGAAGCTCCCACGCGCCGACCACGCGGACGTCCTGCTGGTTCCAAGAATAAACCAAAGCCACCGATCTTTGTCACGCGTGATTCCCCAAACGCTCTCAAGAGCCATGTCATGGAGATAGCTAGTGGGACTGACGTCATCGAAACCCTAGCTACTTTCGCTAGGCGGCGCCAACGTGGCATCTGCATCTTGAGCGGTAACGGCACGGTGGCTAACGTCACACTCCGTCAACCATCAGCGGCTGCCGTTGCAGCTCCCCCTGGTGGTGCGCCTGTATTGGCCTTACAAGGGAGGTTTGAGATTCTTTCTTTAACAGGTTCTTTCTTACCTGGACCGGCTCCACCTGGATCCACCGGTTTAACCATTTACTTAGCCAGTGGACAAGGTCAGGTTGTTGGAGGAAGCGTGGTGGGGCCATTGATGGCAGCTGGTCCGGTGATGCTAATAGCGGCCACGTTTTCTAATGCGACTTACGAGAGATTGCCTTTGGATGAGGAAGAAGCAGCTGAAAGAGGCGGCGGAGGAGTGGTGCCAGGACAGATCGGAGGCGTAGGTTCCCCGCTGAGTAGCGGTGGGGGTGGAGGCGACGGGAACCAAGGACTTCCGGCGTATCATATGCCCGGAAATCTTGCTTCTAATGGCGGTGGAGGAGGACAGATGAGCGGCCAAGAAGCTTACGGTTGGGCTCAAGCTAGGTCAGGATTTTAA
- the LOC108811648 gene encoding rubisco accumulation factor 1.2, chloroplastic, translated as MVSLTATILKSSLFSPFTQSTTHGFPTNPITRRRHVTLPITANVSRKPQNMIPKNPPARQNLYQPFRPPSSPVPPQFRSLDSAGKIEILAGRLALWFEYAPLISSLYAEGLTPPNIEELTGISSIEQNRLIVGTQVRDSISQSLHEPELIAAFDTGGAELLYEIRLLSTTQRVAAATYIIDRGFDSKRAQDLARAIKDYPSRRGDVGWLDFDYNLPGDCLAFLYYRQSRENKNPSEQRTSMLQLALEAAESEKAKKKLERELNGGEEEEKVKVEEVKAVTIPVVRLKFGEVAGASSVVVLPVCKAEEGERNVVEAPMDINAGGDFKVVEAERGWKRWVVLPSWKPVAAIGRGGVAVSFRDDRKVLPWDGKEEPLLVVVDRERSAVESGDGYYLVAEENGLKLKKGSVLKEGSVEKSLGVVLLVVRPPREDDDDWQNSHENWE; from the exons ATGGTTTCTCTCACAGCAACCATTCTCAAATCCTCACTCTTCTCACCATTCACACAATCCACAACCCACGGGTTCCCCACCAACCCGATTACCCGACGACGACACGTCACTCTCCCCATAACCGCCAACGTGTCTCGCAAACCGCAAAACATGATCCCCAAAAACCCGCCGGCGCGCCAAAACCTCTACCAACCCTTCCGCCCGCCGTCCTCCCCCGTCCCGCCGCAATTCCGCTCCCTCGACTCCGCCGGAAAAATCGAGATCCTCGCCGGACGACTGGCCCTCTGGTTCGAGTACGCCCCCCTCATCTCCTCCCTCTACGCCGAAGGCCTCACCCCTCCCAACATCGAGGAGCTCACCGGAATCTCCAGCATCGAGCAGAACCGCCTCATCGTCGGCACTCAGGTCCGCGACTCGATCTCCCAGTCACTCCACGAGCCGGAGCTCATCGCGGCGTTCGACACCGGCGGCGCCGAGCTTCTCTACGAGATCCGCCTCCTCAGCACCACGCAGCGAGTCGCCGCCGCGACGTACATAATCGATCGGGGCTTCGACTCGAAACGCGCGCAGGACCTGGCGCGTGCGATCAAGGATTACCCCAGCCGGCGCGGGGACGTCGGCTGGTTGGATTTCGATTACAATCTCCCCGGAGATTGTCTCGCGTTCTTGTATTATAGGCAGAGCAGAGAGAACAAGAACCCCTCGGAGCAGAGGACGTCGATGCTCCAGCTGGCGTTGGAGGCGGCTGAGTCTGAGAAGGCGAAGAAGAAGCTGGAAAGAGAGTTGAACGGAG GGGAGGAAGAGGAGAAGGTGAAGGTAGAGGAAGTTAAAGCGGTTACGATTCCGGTTGTGAGATTAAAGTTCGGTGAGGTGGCGGGAGCGAGCTCTGTGGTTGTTTTACCTGTTTGCAAAGCGGAGGAAGGTGAGAGGAACGTTGTCGAAGCTCCGATGGACATTAACGCGGGAGGGGACTTCAAGGTTGTTGAGGCGGAGAGAGGGTGGAAGAGATGGGTGGTTCTTCCGTCGTGGAAGCCGGTGGCGGCGATCGGGAGAGGCGGGGTTGCGGTTTCTTTCAGGGATGATAGGAAGGTGCTGCCTTGGGATGGGAAGGAGGAGCCTTTGCTTGTGGTGGTGGATAGGGAGAGGAGTGCGGTGGAGAGTGGTGATGGGTACTATCTTGTGGCGGAGGAGAATGGGCTGAAGCTGAAGAAAGGATCGGTGTTGAAGGAAGGGAGTGTGGAGAAGAGTTTGGGAGTGGTTCTTTTGGTGGTGAGGCCGCCTagggaggatgatgatgattggCAGAATAGTCATGAAAACTGGGAATGA
- the LOC108811649 gene encoding protein LIGHT-DEPENDENT SHORT HYPOCOTYLS 2-like — MDLISQEHNNKNPNTILSTRPPPPSSHSPPSPSRYENQKRRDWNTFCQYLRNHRPPLSLPSCTGEHVLEFLRYLDQFGKTKVHHQNCAFFGLPNPPASCPCPLRQAWGSLDALIGRLRAAYEEHGAVPETSPFGSRSVRIFLREVREFQAKSRGVSYKKKRKTVNNKQITQSSSQPPLQSQQQGQSMMANYNHGQLDDIVQFR, encoded by the coding sequence ATGGATCTGATCTCTCAAGAGCACAATAACAAGAACCCTAATACCATTCTCTCAACAcgacctcctcctccttcttctcaTTCTCCACCTTCCCCTAGCCGCTATGAGAATCAGAAACGCCGTGATTGGAACACTTTCTGCCAATACCTTAGAAACCATCGTCCACCGCTCTCTCTACCGTCTTGCACTGGCGAACACGTCCTAGAGTTTCTCCGTTACCTTGACCAGTTTGGCAAAACCAAAGTCCATCACCAAAACTGCGCTTTCTTTGGCCTCCCAAATCCTCCGGCTTCTTGTCCCTGTCCTCTCCGACAAGCTTGGGGCTCACTTGACGCCCTTATCGGCCGTCTCCGTGCTGCCTACGAGGAACACGGTGCAGTTCCAGAGACTAGCCCTTTTGGCTCACGTTCAGTCAGGATTTTCCTCAGGGAGGTTAGAGAGTTCCAGGCTAAATCTCGTGGCGTTAGCtacaagaagaagaggaagacggtCAATAACAAGCAAATAACTCAATCGAGTTCGCAGCCGCCTCTACAGTCGCAGCAGCAAGGTCAGTCTATGATGGCTAATTATAACCACGGACAACTTGATGATATCGTACAATTTCGATAA